The Pleuronectes platessa chromosome 13, fPlePla1.1, whole genome shotgun sequence genome includes a window with the following:
- the cbln12 gene encoding LOW QUALITY PROTEIN: cerebellin 12 (The sequence of the model RefSeq protein was modified relative to this genomic sequence to represent the inferred CDS: deleted 5 bases in 5 codons) — MHPRSLHVDLLLLGVLLLWGPRGSRGQNDTEPIILEGKCLVVCDSTPSSEPAGNALGMSVRSGSGRVAFSASRQTNHEPTDLSNRTMIIYFDNILVNVGTHFDQESSVFLAPRRGVYSFNFHVVKAYNRQTIQVSLMLNGWPMISAFAGDQDVTREAATNAGLVIMEKGDKAYLRLERGNLMGGWKYSTFSGFLVFPL, encoded by the exons ATGCACCCCAGGTCACTACATGTTgacctcctgctgctgggtgTGCTCCTTTTGTGGGGACCCAGGGGGTCCAGGGGCCAGAATGACACAGAGCCCATCATCCTGGAGGggaaatgcttggtagtgtgtgACTCCACTCCTTCGTCTGAGCCAGCCGGTAACGCCCTGGGTATGTCGGTCCGCTCCGGCTCGGGGCGAGTGGCCTTCTCCGCCAGCCGCCAGACCAACCACGAGCCCACAGAC TTGAGCAACCGCACCATGATCATCTACTTTGATAAT ATTTTGGTGAACGTTGGCACTCATTTCGACCAAGAGAGCAGTGTTTTCCTGGCACCAAGGAGAGGAGTGTACAGCTTCAACTTCCATGTTGTGAAGGCCTACAACAGACAAACTATCCAG GTCAGCCTGATGTTGAACGGC TGGCCGATGATTTCAGCTTTC GCCGGGGACCAGGACGTGACCAGAGAGGCG GCCACCAACGCCGGTCTGGTGATCATG GAGAAGGGGGATAAGGCCTATCTCAGACTGGAGAGAGGCAACCTGATGGGAGGCTGGAAGTACTCCACCTTCTCTGGATTCCTGGTCTTCCCCTTGTGA